One window from the genome of Streptomyces sp. NBC_00287 encodes:
- a CDS encoding ROK family transcriptional regulator has product MTARPANAHQARLLKLLRDGGPNSRAQLGDQVDLSRSKLAVEVDRLLETGLVVADGLAASRGGRRSHNIRLNPGLRFLGVDIGATSVDVAVTNAELEILGHLNQPMDVREGPVAVFEQVLAMAAKLKASGLAEGYDGAGIGVPGPVRFPEGVPVAPPIMPGWDGFPVREALSQELGCPVMVDNDVNLMAMGEQHAGVARSVGDFLCVKIGTGIGCGIVVGGGVHRGVTGSAGDIGHIQAVPDGRPCACGNRGCLEAHFSGAALARDAVEAAQQGRSAELAARLEANGGLTAVDVAAAAAAGDATALDLIREGGNRTGQVIAGLVSFFNPGLVVIGGGVTGLGHTLLAAIRTQVYRQSLPLATGNLPIVLGELGPTAGVIGAARLISDHLFSPA; this is encoded by the coding sequence ATGACGGCACGACCCGCGAACGCCCATCAGGCCCGGCTGCTCAAGCTGTTGCGCGACGGGGGGCCCAACTCCCGGGCGCAACTGGGTGATCAGGTCGATCTCTCGCGGTCCAAGCTGGCCGTGGAGGTGGACCGGCTGCTGGAGACGGGCCTGGTCGTGGCCGACGGACTCGCCGCCTCGCGCGGCGGCCGGCGCTCCCACAACATCCGGCTCAACCCGGGGCTCCGCTTCCTCGGCGTCGACATCGGCGCGACCTCGGTCGACGTCGCCGTCACCAACGCCGAGCTGGAGATCCTCGGACACCTCAACCAACCCATGGACGTACGCGAGGGCCCGGTCGCGGTCTTCGAGCAAGTCCTCGCCATGGCCGCGAAGTTGAAGGCCTCGGGGCTCGCGGAGGGGTACGACGGCGCCGGTATCGGCGTCCCCGGCCCGGTCCGCTTCCCCGAGGGCGTCCCGGTCGCGCCGCCGATCATGCCGGGCTGGGACGGCTTCCCGGTACGGGAGGCGCTCAGCCAGGAACTCGGCTGCCCGGTCATGGTCGACAACGATGTGAACCTGATGGCGATGGGGGAGCAGCACGCGGGCGTGGCACGCTCCGTGGGCGACTTCCTCTGCGTGAAGATCGGCACCGGTATCGGCTGCGGCATCGTCGTCGGCGGTGGTGTCCACCGCGGTGTGACGGGCAGCGCCGGCGACATCGGGCACATCCAGGCCGTACCCGACGGCAGGCCCTGCGCCTGCGGCAACCGGGGCTGCCTGGAAGCCCACTTCAGCGGGGCGGCCCTCGCCCGGGACGCCGTGGAGGCGGCCCAGCAGGGGCGGTCTGCGGAACTCGCCGCACGTCTTGAGGCGAACGGCGGCCTCACCGCCGTCGACGTCGCCGCCGCGGCCGCCGCGGGCGATGCCACCGCCCTCGATCTGATCCGCGAGGGCGGCAACCGCACCGGCCAGGTCATCGCCGGCCTGGTCAGCTTCTTCAACCCGGGCCTGGTGGTGATCGGCGGCGGGGTGACCGGCCTCGGCCACACCCTGCTCGCCGCGATCCGCACCCAGGTCTACCGCCAGTCGCTGCCGCTGGCGACCGGCAACCTGCCCATTGTTCTCGGGGAGTTGGGTCCCACCGCCGGAGTGATCGGCGCGGCCCGACTGATCAGCGACCACCTGTTCTCACCCGCGTAA
- a CDS encoding NADH-ubiquinone oxidoreductase-F iron-sulfur binding region domain-containing protein, producing the protein MDLHFGDSKPTDDERAAVDALLGPPESSWEGADRSDADLRWARGGREARDRRDLLLPGLHALNDRIGWISDGALDYLCRRLTVPPAEAYGVATFYAMFSVKPRPATVLHICTDLACAAAGAAELCAGVEASLGPGFHVERSPCLGLCERAPAALAIKAGDPVRTAVSAPTTVHAAVLAATSPDSAPDEPPAALAVPQAGSGDLTLLKRVGVVDPSSLDDYRAHGGYTALRRAFELGPAGVIREVTDSGLVGRGGAAFPTGRKWQATASQPDHPHYLVCNADESEPGTFKDRVIMEGDPYALVEAMTIAAYATGAHKGYLYLRGEYPRALRRLEHALVQARARGLLGDDILGQGYAFDIEIRRGAGAYICGEETALFNSIEGYRGEPRSKPPFPVEKGLFGKPTVENNVETLVNVLPILTMGAPAYAAIGTAKSTGPKLFCVSGSVERPGIYELPFGATLGELLELAGVRDGLRAVLLGGAAGGFVRPDEMDIPLTFEGTQEAGTTLGSGVVMAFDDTVPLPRLLLRIAEFFRDESCGQCVPCRVGTVRQEEALHRIAERTGAAAADDIALLREVGRAMRDASICGLGQTAWNAVESAIDRLGAYE; encoded by the coding sequence GTGGACTTGCACTTCGGCGACAGCAAGCCGACGGACGACGAACGGGCGGCCGTCGACGCCTTGTTGGGACCCCCCGAGTCCTCCTGGGAGGGCGCCGACCGTTCCGACGCCGACCTGAGGTGGGCGCGCGGCGGACGGGAGGCCCGGGACCGCAGGGACCTGCTGTTGCCGGGGCTGCACGCCCTCAACGACCGCATCGGCTGGATCAGCGACGGCGCCCTCGACTACCTGTGCCGGCGCCTCACGGTGCCGCCCGCGGAGGCGTACGGCGTCGCCACCTTCTACGCCATGTTCTCCGTCAAGCCACGACCGGCCACCGTCCTCCACATCTGCACCGACCTGGCCTGCGCGGCGGCGGGCGCGGCCGAGCTGTGCGCGGGCGTCGAGGCGAGCCTCGGCCCCGGCTTCCACGTCGAACGCAGCCCCTGCCTTGGCCTGTGCGAGCGCGCTCCGGCGGCCCTGGCGATCAAGGCGGGCGATCCGGTGCGTACTGCCGTGTCGGCGCCGACGACCGTGCACGCCGCCGTCCTCGCCGCGACCTCGCCCGACTCGGCGCCGGACGAGCCCCCGGCGGCGCTGGCGGTGCCCCAGGCGGGTTCGGGCGACCTGACGCTCCTCAAAAGGGTCGGCGTGGTCGACCCGTCCTCCCTCGACGACTACCGCGCCCACGGCGGCTACACCGCCCTGCGCCGGGCCTTCGAGCTCGGCCCGGCCGGCGTCATCCGCGAGGTGACCGACTCGGGCCTGGTCGGGCGTGGTGGCGCCGCCTTCCCCACCGGCCGCAAATGGCAGGCCACGGCGTCCCAGCCCGACCATCCGCACTACCTCGTCTGCAACGCCGACGAGTCCGAGCCGGGCACCTTCAAGGACCGCGTGATCATGGAGGGCGATCCGTACGCGCTGGTCGAGGCGATGACGATCGCGGCGTATGCGACGGGCGCGCACAAGGGCTATCTGTACCTGCGCGGCGAGTATCCGCGGGCGCTGCGGCGTCTGGAGCATGCACTGGTGCAAGCACGCGCGCGTGGGCTGCTCGGGGACGACATCCTCGGCCAGGGCTACGCCTTCGACATCGAGATCCGCAGGGGCGCGGGCGCGTACATCTGCGGTGAGGAGACAGCGCTCTTCAACTCCATCGAGGGCTACCGCGGCGAGCCGCGCTCCAAGCCGCCGTTCCCGGTGGAGAAGGGCCTGTTCGGCAAACCGACGGTGGAGAACAACGTAGAGACGCTGGTCAACGTCCTGCCGATCTTGACCATGGGCGCCCCGGCGTATGCGGCGATCGGCACCGCGAAGTCGACCGGGCCGAAGCTGTTCTGCGTGTCGGGGAGTGTGGAGCGGCCCGGGATCTACGAGCTGCCCTTCGGCGCCACGCTGGGCGAGCTGCTGGAGCTGGCCGGGGTACGCGACGGCCTACGGGCGGTCCTGCTGGGCGGCGCCGCGGGCGGCTTCGTACGGCCCGATGAAATGGACATCCCGCTCACCTTCGAAGGCACCCAGGAGGCGGGCACCACGCTCGGCTCGGGTGTGGTCATGGCCTTCGACGACACCGTGCCGCTGCCCCGGCTGCTGCTGCGCATCGCCGAGTTCTTCCGCGACGAGTCGTGCGGACAGTGCGTGCCGTGCCGGGTCGGGACCGTGCGCCAGGAGGAGGCGCTGCACCGGATCGCCGAGCGCACCGGCGCTGCGGCCGCCGATGACATCGCCCTGCTCAGGGAGGTCGGCCGCGCGATGCGGGACGCCTCGATCTGCGGTCTCGGACAGACCGCGTGGAACGCCGTGGAATCCGCCATCGACCGCCTGGGGGCGTACGAATGA
- a CDS encoding beta-ketoacyl-ACP synthase III, with product MNGSRIAAVGHYQPAKVLTNEDLAGLVDTSDEWIRSRVGIRTRHIAGPDEPVDELAGHAAAKALAAAGLAPGDIDLVLVATSTAVDRSPNMAARVAARLGIPSPAAMDVNVVCAGFTHALATADHAVRAGAATRALVIGADKMSDVTDWTDRTTCVLVGDGAGAAVVEASQEPGIGPVLWGSVPEMGHAVRIEGTPSRFAQEGQSVYRWATTQLPSIARQACERSGLAPADLAAVVLHQANLRIIEPLAEKIGAVNAVVAKDVSDSGNTSAASIPLAFSKLVERGEISGGDPVLLFGFGGNLSYAGQVVRCP from the coding sequence ATGAACGGCTCGCGCATTGCCGCGGTAGGCCACTATCAGCCGGCCAAGGTGCTCACCAACGAGGACCTGGCCGGCCTCGTCGACACCAGTGACGAGTGGATCAGGTCCCGGGTGGGCATCCGCACACGCCATATCGCCGGACCCGACGAGCCCGTCGACGAGCTCGCCGGGCACGCCGCGGCCAAGGCGCTCGCGGCGGCCGGCCTCGCGCCGGGCGACATCGATCTGGTGCTGGTGGCCACCTCCACCGCCGTCGACCGCTCCCCGAACATGGCCGCGCGCGTCGCCGCCCGGCTGGGCATCCCCTCGCCCGCCGCGATGGACGTCAACGTCGTCTGCGCCGGTTTCACCCATGCGCTGGCCACCGCCGACCACGCCGTCCGGGCGGGCGCCGCCACCCGGGCCCTGGTGATCGGCGCCGACAAGATGTCCGATGTGACCGACTGGACCGACCGCACGACCTGTGTGCTCGTCGGCGACGGGGCGGGGGCCGCCGTGGTCGAGGCGTCTCAGGAGCCCGGCATCGGGCCCGTGCTGTGGGGGTCGGTGCCCGAGATGGGGCACGCCGTGCGGATCGAGGGGACGCCGTCGCGGTTCGCGCAGGAGGGGCAGAGCGTGTACCGCTGGGCCACCACCCAGCTGCCGTCCATCGCGCGGCAGGCGTGCGAGCGGTCCGGGCTCGCGCCCGCCGACCTCGCCGCGGTCGTGCTCCACCAGGCCAACCTGCGGATCATCGAACCCCTTGCCGAGAAGATCGGCGCGGTGAACGCCGTGGTTGCGAAGGACGTGTCCGACTCCGGGAACACCTCGGCGGCGAGCATCCCGCTGGCCTTCTCCAAGCTCGTGGAGCGCGGCGAGATCTCCGGCGGCGACCCGGTGCTGCTGTTCGGCTTCGGTGGGAATCTGTCGTACGCCGGGCAGGTCGTCCGCTGCCCCTGA
- a CDS encoding GntR family transcriptional regulator — MLSTGLPQGAVPKLERPGPLRDRVYEALLELITTRALRPGQHLVESELAGHLGVSRQPVREALQRLNTEGWVDLRPAQGAFVHEPTEEEADQLLTVRTLLEAEAARLAAANTGAAGITALEELCAEGERAVEADDVDGAVAMNARFHAKVMELAGNAVLAELAAQVDRRVRWYYTPVARQRGRQSWIEHRRLIAAISDRDQQRATDLMREHTEHTRTSYHARQRS; from the coding sequence ATGTTGTCGACAGGACTTCCGCAGGGGGCGGTGCCCAAGCTCGAACGGCCCGGGCCGCTGCGGGACCGTGTCTACGAGGCCCTGCTCGAACTCATCACCACCCGCGCCCTGCGCCCGGGACAGCATCTGGTCGAGAGCGAACTCGCAGGTCATCTCGGCGTGTCCCGGCAGCCCGTGCGCGAGGCGCTGCAGCGCCTGAACACCGAGGGCTGGGTCGATCTGCGGCCCGCCCAGGGCGCGTTCGTGCACGAGCCCACCGAGGAGGAGGCCGATCAGCTCCTCACCGTGCGCACCCTGCTGGAGGCCGAGGCCGCCCGGCTCGCCGCCGCCAACACGGGAGCGGCCGGGATCACCGCCCTGGAGGAGCTGTGCGCCGAGGGCGAGCGCGCGGTGGAGGCGGACGACGTGGACGGCGCCGTGGCGATGAACGCCCGCTTCCACGCCAAGGTCATGGAGCTCGCGGGCAACGCCGTCCTCGCCGAACTCGCCGCACAGGTCGACCGTCGGGTGCGCTGGTACTACACGCCGGTGGCCCGGCAGCGCGGCCGGCAGTCCTGGATCGAGCACCGCCGGCTGATCGCGGCGATCTCCGACCGCGACCAGCAGCGCGCCACCGACCTCATGCGCGAACACACCGAGCACACCCGGACCTCGTACCACGCCCGCCAGCGCTCCTGA
- a CDS encoding MFS transporter small subunit — MSSDSSQSPPSRRGLIAFAWLWVGAPLCYGLYELVQKATQLFTG, encoded by the coding sequence ATGTCCAGCGACAGCAGTCAGAGTCCGCCTAGCCGACGCGGGCTGATCGCCTTCGCCTGGCTGTGGGTGGGGGCACCGCTCTGCTACGGGCTCTACGAACTCGTACAAAAGGCGACACAGCTGTTCACCGGGTGA
- a CDS encoding 2-dehydropantoate 2-reductase has translation MKVAVLGAGAIGAYVGAALHRAGADVHLVARGPHLAAMRQHGVRVVSPRGDFTARAHATDDPAEVGPVDYVFLGLKANSYAACGPLIEPLLHDSTAVIAAQNGIPWWYFHRHGGPHDGHRVESVDPGGAVSAVLAPERAIGCVVYAATELEGPGVVRHLEGTRFSIGEPDRSVSKRCLAFSEAMKAGGLKCPVEPDLRGDIWVKLLGNISFNPISALARATMRQMCLHGGTRKVIETMMAETLAVAEALGCEVGVSIERRMAGAEKVGDHRTSTLQDLERGKPLELDVLLAAVVELAEITGVQVPTLRTVHAISDLLALRSAA, from the coding sequence ATGAAAGTCGCAGTCCTCGGCGCCGGTGCGATCGGCGCCTATGTCGGTGCCGCGCTCCACCGCGCGGGTGCCGATGTGCATCTCGTCGCCCGTGGACCGCATCTCGCGGCCATGAGGCAGCACGGCGTGCGGGTGGTCAGCCCGCGCGGTGACTTCACCGCCCGCGCCCATGCCACCGACGATCCGGCCGAAGTCGGCCCGGTCGACTATGTGTTCCTGGGCCTGAAGGCCAACTCGTACGCGGCGTGCGGGCCGCTGATCGAGCCCCTGCTCCATGACTCCACGGCGGTGATCGCCGCCCAGAACGGCATCCCCTGGTGGTACTTCCACCGGCACGGCGGCCCCCACGACGGCCATCGCGTGGAGAGCGTCGACCCCGGTGGCGCGGTCAGTGCGGTGCTCGCGCCGGAGCGGGCGATCGGCTGTGTCGTCTACGCGGCCACCGAGCTCGAAGGACCGGGCGTCGTACGGCACTTGGAAGGCACCCGGTTCTCCATCGGCGAACCCGACCGCAGTGTCTCCAAGCGCTGTCTGGCGTTCAGCGAGGCCATGAAGGCCGGCGGCCTGAAGTGCCCGGTCGAGCCCGATCTGCGGGGCGACATCTGGGTCAAGCTGCTGGGCAATATCTCCTTCAACCCGATCAGCGCGCTGGCCCGCGCCACCATGCGGCAGATGTGTCTGCACGGCGGCACCCGCAAGGTGATCGAGACCATGATGGCCGAGACGCTCGCCGTCGCCGAGGCCCTCGGCTGCGAGGTCGGCGTCTCCATCGAGCGCCGGATGGCCGGAGCCGAGAAGGTCGGCGACCACCGCACCTCCACGCTCCAGGACCTGGAGCGCGGAAAGCCGCTCGAACTCGACGTACTCCTCGCGGCGGTCGTCGAGTTGGCGGAGATCACCGGCGTCCAGGTGCCCACCCTGCGCACCGTGCACGCCATCTCGGACCTGCTCGCCCTGAGGAGCGCCGCATGA
- the fdhD gene encoding formate dehydrogenase accessory sulfurtransferase FdhD, with the protein MGRVTERRKVLRIRDGAVSTRPDTLVAEEPLEIRLNGKPLAITMRTPGDDFALAAGFLVSEGVLAEQGDLQNIVYCAGATVDGSNTYNVVDVKTAQGVVIPDITLERNVYTTSSCGLCGKASLDAVRTTARWPIADTPPVRVEPELLASLPDRLRAAQRVFDRTGGLHAAALFTEEGELVDIREDVGRHNAVDKLVGRALQDGRLPLSRTILLVSGRASFELAQKAVMAGIPVLAAVSAPSSLAVDLAAETGLTLVGFLRGSSMNVYAGEDRIALRTAAAQG; encoded by the coding sequence ATGGGACGAGTCACGGAACGACGCAAGGTGCTCCGCATCCGGGACGGAGCCGTCTCCACCCGACCGGACACGCTCGTCGCCGAGGAGCCTCTGGAGATCCGGCTGAACGGCAAGCCGCTCGCGATCACCATGCGGACGCCGGGGGACGACTTCGCGCTGGCCGCGGGGTTCCTGGTGAGCGAGGGGGTGCTTGCGGAGCAGGGGGATCTGCAGAACATCGTGTACTGCGCGGGGGCGACGGTGGATGGGTCCAACACGTACAACGTGGTGGACGTGAAGACCGCGCAGGGGGTGGTGATCCCGGACATCACCTTGGAGCGCAACGTGTATACGACGTCCTCCTGCGGCCTGTGCGGCAAGGCGAGCCTCGACGCCGTACGGACCACCGCGCGCTGGCCCATCGCCGACACTCCCCCGGTCCGCGTCGAACCCGAGCTGCTGGCGAGCCTCCCCGACCGGCTGCGCGCCGCCCAGCGGGTCTTCGACCGGACCGGGGGGCTGCATGCGGCGGCCCTGTTCACCGAGGAGGGGGAGCTGGTGGACATACGGGAGGACGTGGGGCGGCACAACGCGGTGGACAAGCTGGTGGGCCGGGCGCTCCAGGACGGTCGGCTGCCTCTCTCCCGGACGATCCTGCTGGTCTCGGGGCGAGCCTCCTTCGAGCTCGCGCAGAAGGCCGTGATGGCGGGGATTCCGGTGCTCGCGGCGGTCTCGGCGCCCTCGTCGCTGGCGGTGGACCTCGCGGCGGAGACGGGCCTGACCCTGGTGGGCTTCCTGCGGGGCAGCTCCATGAACGTGTACGCGGGCGAGGACCGCATCGCCCTGCGGACCGCGGCCGCCCAGGGCTGA
- a CDS encoding 2Fe-2S iron-sulfur cluster-binding protein, which yields MTVTPLGIPRRLLEFTIDGEPVRAPEGSTILDACRAAGKDVPTLCEGDTLRPKNACRVCVVEVEGARTLVPACSRKAEPGMEVRTDTERARHSRKVVLELLASSVDLSTTPQVAEWIKEYEAKPDRFGPDAARLNEEPKVDNDLYVRDYDKCILCYKCVDACGDQWQNTFAISVAGRGFDARIAVEHDAPLTDSACVYCGNCIEVCPTGALSFKSEFDMRAAGTWDETQQTETTTVCAYCGVGCNLTLHVQDNEIVKVTSPHDNPVTHGNLCIKGRFGYQHVQNRN from the coding sequence ATGACCGTGACACCGCTGGGGATCCCCCGCCGACTGCTGGAGTTCACGATCGACGGGGAGCCGGTGCGGGCGCCCGAGGGCTCGACGATCCTCGACGCCTGCCGGGCCGCCGGGAAGGACGTCCCGACCCTGTGCGAAGGGGACACCCTGAGGCCGAAGAACGCCTGCCGCGTGTGTGTGGTGGAGGTCGAGGGGGCCCGGACACTGGTCCCGGCCTGCTCGCGGAAGGCCGAGCCGGGCATGGAGGTCCGTACCGACACCGAGCGGGCCCGGCACAGTCGGAAGGTCGTGCTGGAGCTGCTCGCCTCGTCGGTCGACTTGTCGACCACCCCCCAAGTCGCCGAGTGGATCAAGGAGTACGAGGCCAAGCCGGACCGCTTCGGCCCGGACGCGGCCCGGCTGAACGAGGAGCCGAAGGTCGACAACGATCTGTATGTGCGCGACTACGACAAGTGCATCCTCTGCTACAAGTGCGTGGACGCGTGTGGCGATCAGTGGCAGAACACCTTCGCGATCTCGGTGGCCGGGCGGGGCTTCGATGCGCGGATCGCGGTGGAGCACGATGCTCCGCTGACTGATTCCGCGTGTGTGTACTGCGGGAACTGCATCGAGGTGTGCCCGACGGGGGCCCTGTCCTTCAAGTCCGAGTTCGACATGCGGGCCGCGGGTACGTGGGACGAAACCCAGCAGACGGAGACGACCACGGTGTGCGCGTACTGCGGAGTGGGCTGCAACCTCACGCTTCACGTGCAGGACAATGAGATCGTGAAGGTCACCTCGCCGCACGACAACCCGGTGACCCACGGCAATCTGTGCATCAAGGGCCGCTTCGGCTACCAGCACGTCCAGAACCGGAACTGA
- a CDS encoding molybdopterin oxidoreductase family protein, producing the protein MRKRQPKTYARLTHPLIRDSRDEPFRQASWEEALERAARGLERNRDAFGMFSCARATNEMNYVAQKFARVVMGTNNVDSCNRTCHAPSVAGLSAAFGSGGGTSSYEEIEHTDVIVMWGSNARFAHPIFFQHVLKGIRNGARMYAVDPRRTSTAEWAESWMGLNVGTDIPMAHAIGREIIHAGLANEAFIERATSGYEEYQALVEPWTLSLAEKVTGVPAQAIKELAHAFARAERAQLCWTLGITEHHNGTDNVRALINLSLLTGHVGRYGSGLQPLRGQNNVQGGGDMGAIPNRLPGFQDLLDPGSRLKFESAWDTVIQPHYGLTLTEMFEAMEEGTLKAVYCIGENPAQSEADSEQAVRRMRALDFLVVQDIFLTKTAELADVVLPATAGWAETDGTTTNSERRVQRVRRAVTPPGEAREDIDIICELAARLGHEWKYADAEAVWNELRSVSPDHYGMTYERLEEHQGIQWPCPSTEELEPTYLHGRLWDPDPANRGRLAPFGLVQHDPPVDLTDEEYPVRLTTGRRLDSYNTGVQSGSFASPLRRGEYVELCPEDAERYGVVVGEEVQVTSRRGSVVAPVWIDTALRPGLAFMTMHFPDEVDTNQLTIEANCPIAGTAEFKASAIRIEKLPVATIVR; encoded by the coding sequence ATGAGGAAACGCCAGCCGAAGACATACGCCCGGCTCACCCATCCGTTGATCAGGGACTCCCGCGACGAGCCCTTCCGGCAGGCGAGTTGGGAGGAGGCCCTGGAGCGGGCGGCCCGGGGGCTGGAACGCAACCGTGACGCCTTCGGAATGTTCTCCTGCGCCCGCGCCACGAATGAAATGAACTACGTCGCCCAGAAGTTCGCCCGCGTCGTCATGGGCACCAACAACGTCGACTCCTGCAACCGCACCTGCCACGCCCCGAGCGTGGCGGGCCTGTCGGCGGCCTTCGGCTCCGGCGGCGGGACCTCGTCGTACGAGGAGATCGAGCACACCGACGTCATCGTGATGTGGGGCTCCAACGCCCGCTTCGCGCACCCGATCTTCTTCCAGCATGTGCTGAAGGGGATCAGGAACGGCGCCCGGATGTACGCCGTCGACCCGCGCCGCACCTCCACCGCCGAGTGGGCGGAGAGCTGGATGGGGCTGAACGTCGGCACCGACATCCCGATGGCGCACGCGATCGGCCGCGAGATCATCCACGCGGGGCTCGCCAACGAGGCGTTCATCGAGCGGGCGACCAGCGGCTACGAGGAGTACCAGGCACTCGTCGAGCCCTGGACGCTGTCGCTCGCCGAGAAGGTGACGGGCGTACCCGCACAGGCCATTAAGGAGTTGGCTCACGCCTTCGCCCGCGCCGAGCGCGCCCAGCTGTGCTGGACCCTCGGCATCACCGAGCACCACAACGGCACCGACAATGTCCGCGCGCTGATCAACCTCTCCCTGCTGACCGGGCATGTGGGACGGTACGGCAGCGGGTTGCAGCCCCTGCGCGGGCAGAACAATGTCCAGGGCGGCGGCGACATGGGCGCGATCCCCAACCGCCTCCCCGGCTTCCAGGACCTTCTCGACCCGGGCTCCCGGCTCAAGTTCGAGTCGGCGTGGGACACCGTCATCCAGCCGCACTACGGGCTGACCCTGACGGAGATGTTCGAGGCGATGGAGGAGGGCACGCTCAAGGCCGTCTACTGCATCGGCGAGAACCCGGCGCAGTCGGAGGCCGACAGCGAGCAGGCGGTACGGCGCATGCGGGCCCTCGATTTCCTCGTCGTCCAGGACATCTTCCTGACCAAGACGGCCGAGCTGGCGGACGTCGTGCTGCCCGCGACCGCCGGCTGGGCCGAGACCGACGGCACAACGACCAACAGTGAGCGCCGGGTTCAGCGCGTACGCAGGGCGGTCACCCCGCCCGGCGAGGCCCGCGAGGACATCGACATCATCTGCGAGCTGGCGGCACGGCTCGGCCACGAGTGGAAGTACGCCGACGCCGAGGCCGTCTGGAACGAGCTCAGGTCGGTCTCGCCGGACCACTACGGGATGACGTACGAGCGCCTGGAGGAGCACCAGGGCATCCAGTGGCCGTGTCCGAGCACCGAAGAGCTCGAACCCACCTATCTGCACGGCAGGTTGTGGGATCCCGACCCCGCGAACAGGGGCCGCTTGGCGCCCTTCGGCCTGGTCCAGCACGATCCGCCGGTCGACCTCACCGACGAGGAGTACCCGGTCCGGCTCACCACCGGACGACGCCTCGACTCCTACAACACCGGTGTACAGAGCGGGAGTTTCGCCTCCCCGCTCCGGCGCGGCGAGTATGTCGAGCTGTGCCCGGAGGATGCCGAGCGGTACGGGGTCGTGGTGGGCGAGGAGGTCCAGGTGACCTCGCGCCGGGGTTCCGTGGTCGCGCCGGTGTGGATCGACACCGCCCTCAGGCCCGGGCTCGCCTTCATGACCATGCATTTTCCCGACGAGGTGGACACCAACCAGCTGACGATCGAGGCGAACTGCCCGATCGCGGGGACGGCGGAGTTCAAGGCGTCGGCGATCAGGATCGAGAAGCTCCCCGTCGCGACCATCGTGAGGTGA
- a CDS encoding OFA family MFS transporter produces MSPPVAPPGWSRWLVPPAALSVHLSIGQAYAWSVFKPPLESALGLSGTQSALPFQLGIVMLGLSAAFGGTLVERNGPRWAMTVALCCFSSGFLLSALGAATEQYWLIVLGYGFVGGIGLGIGYISPVSTLIKWFPDRPGMATGIAIMGFGGGALIASPWSAQMLESFGSDTSGIALAFLVHGLSYAVFMLLGVLLVRVPRTEKPVSGAPSVPAGPQVSANQAVRTPQFWCLWVVLCMNVTAGIGILEKAAPMIMDFFADTSTTVSATAAAGFVALLSAANMAGRIGWSSTSDLIGRKNIYRLYLGVGALMYASIALFGDSSKPLFILCALVILSFYGGGFATIPAYLKDLFGTYQVGAIHGRLLTAWSLAGVLGPLIVNWIADRQEEAGKSGASLYGLSFVIMIGLLVVGFIANELVRPVHPRHHIPSPREEHVDVQRQQSESA; encoded by the coding sequence ATGAGTCCACCGGTCGCACCCCCGGGTTGGAGCCGCTGGCTGGTTCCCCCCGCCGCTCTCTCGGTCCACCTCTCCATCGGGCAGGCGTATGCCTGGTCCGTGTTCAAGCCGCCCCTGGAATCCGCGCTCGGCCTCAGCGGCACGCAGAGTGCGCTCCCCTTCCAGTTGGGCATCGTCATGCTGGGCCTGTCGGCCGCGTTCGGCGGCACGCTCGTCGAGCGCAACGGCCCGCGCTGGGCCATGACCGTCGCCCTGTGCTGCTTCTCCTCCGGCTTTCTGCTCTCCGCGCTGGGCGCGGCCACCGAGCAGTACTGGCTGATCGTCCTCGGCTACGGCTTCGTCGGTGGGATCGGCCTCGGCATCGGCTACATCTCACCCGTCTCCACCCTGATCAAGTGGTTCCCGGACCGGCCGGGCATGGCCACCGGCATCGCCATCATGGGCTTCGGCGGCGGCGCGCTGATCGCCTCGCCGTGGTCCGCGCAGATGCTGGAGTCCTTCGGCTCCGACACCTCCGGGATCGCCCTCGCCTTCCTGGTGCACGGGCTGTCGTACGCGGTCTTCATGCTGCTGGGTGTCCTCTTGGTGCGGGTGCCGCGCACCGAGAAGCCGGTCAGCGGTGCGCCGAGCGTGCCCGCCGGGCCGCAGGTCTCGGCGAACCAGGCCGTCCGGACGCCGCAGTTCTGGTGTCTGTGGGTCGTGCTCTGCATGAACGTGACCGCGGGCATCGGCATCCTGGAGAAGGCCGCCCCGATGATCATGGACTTCTTCGCGGACACCTCGACAACGGTGTCGGCGACCGCCGCGGCCGGTTTCGTCGCCCTGCTGTCGGCCGCCAATATGGCCGGACGCATCGGCTGGTCGTCCACCTCCGACCTGATCGGGCGGAAGAACATCTACCGTCTCTACCTGGGCGTCGGCGCGCTGATGTACGCCTCCATCGCCCTGTTCGGCGACTCCTCCAAGCCGCTGTTCATCCTGTGCGCCCTGGTGATCCTCTCCTTCTACGGCGGCGGCTTCGCGACGATCCCCGCCTATCTGAAGGACCTCTTCGGCACCTACCAGGTCGGCGCGATCCACGGCCGTCTGCTCACCGCCTGGTCCCTGGCCGGTGTCCTCGGACCGCTGATCGTCAACTGGATCGCCGACCGGCAGGAGGAGGCGGGCAAGAGCGGTGCGTCCCTGTACGGGCTCTCCTTCGTCATCATGATCGGCCTGCTGGTCGTCGGCTTCATCGCCAATGAACTGGTCCGGCCCGTCCATCCCCGCCACCACATTCCGTCACCCAGGGAGGAGCACGTCGATGTCCAGCGACAGCAGTCAGAGTCCGCCTAG